The following are from one region of the Diceros bicornis minor isolate mBicDic1 chromosome 37, mDicBic1.mat.cur, whole genome shotgun sequence genome:
- the GLB1L gene encoding beta-galactosidase-1-like protein isoform X5, producing MAPKKPRCLPSLLLPLLTLLLPQADTRSFVVDRDHDRFLLDGVPFRYVSGSLHYFRVPRVLWADRLFKMRMSGLNTVQFYVPWNYHEPEPGVYNFHGSRDLIAFLNEAAIANLLVILRPGPYICAEWEMGGLPAWLLRKPKIHLRTSDPDFLAAVDSWFKVLLPKIYPWLYHNGGNIISIQVENEYGSYRACDFSYMRHLAGLFRALLGDKILLFTTDGPEGLKCGSLQGLYTTVDFGPGLLSKADNMTKIFARLRKYEPHGPLVNSEYYTGWLDYWGQNHSTRSIPSVTKGLEKMLKLGASVNMYMFHGGTNFGYWNGADEKGRFLPITTSYDYDAPISEAGDPTPKLFALRDVISKFQEIPLGPLPPPSPKMMLGPLTLHLDGDLLDFLNFLCPQGPIHSILPMTFEAVKQDHGFMLYRTFLSYTVSKPTRFWVPNNGVHDRAYVMVDGVFHGVLERNMKHKLFVMGQVGAKLDVLLESMGRLSFGSNSSDFKGLLEPPVLGQTVLTEWLMFPLKVDKLVKWWFPLQLLKKSRPQNPSGPTFYSTTFPILGSSGDTFLYLPGWTKGQVWINGFNLGRYWTKRGPQQTLYVPRPLLYPRGALNKITLLELENAPPQPQIQFLDRPILNSTLHRTYIYSLTADVQSTPEPMELSGH from the exons ATGGCTCCCAAGAAGCCCCGCTGCCTTCCCTCCCTGCTGCTGCCGCTCCTGACGCTGCTGCTGCCCCAG GCAGACACTCGGTCGTTCGTAGTGGATCGGGATCATGACAGATTTCTCCTGGACGGGGTCCCGTTCCGCTACGTGTCTGGCAGCCTCCACTACTTTCGGGTACCGAGGGTGCTTTGGGCAGACCGGCTTTTCAAGATGCGAATGAGTGGCCTCAACACCGTGCAGTT TTATGTGCCCTGGAACTACCATGAACCAGAGCCTGGGGTCTATAACTTTCATGGCAGCCGAGACCTCATTGCATTTCTAAATGAGGCAGCTATAGCGAACCTGTTGGTCATACTGAGACCAGGACCTTACATCTGTGCAGAGTGGGAGATG GGGGGTCTCCCAGCCTGGTTGCTTCGAAAACCTAAAATTCATCTGAGAACCTCAGATCCAG ACTTCCTTGCCGCagtggactcctggttcaaggtcTTGCTGCCCAAGATATATCCATGGCTCTACCACAATGGGGGCAACATCATTAGCATTCAG GTGGAGAATGAATATGGTAGCTACAGGGCCTGTGACTTCAGCTACATGAGGCACCTGGCTGGGCTCTTCCGTGCGCTGCTAGGAGACAAGATCTTGCTGTTCACCACAGATGGGCCTGAAGGACTCAAGTGTGGCTCCCTCCAGGGACTCTATACCACTGTAGACTTCGGCCCAGGTCTCCTGAGCAAGG CTGACAACATGACCAAAATCTTTGCCCGGCTTCGGAAGTATGAACCCCATGGACCACTG GTGAACTCCGAGTACTACACAGGCTGGCTGGATTACTGGGGCCAGAACCACTCCACACGGTCCATTCCATCTGTAACCAAAGGACTAGAGAAAATGCTGAAGCTGGGAGCCAGTGTGAACAT GTACATGTTCCACGGAGGTACCAACTTTGGATACTGGAATG GTGCTGATGAGAAGGGACGCTTTCTTCCAATTACTACCAGCTATGACTATGATGCACCCATATCTGAAGCAGGGGACCCCACACCTAAGCTTTTTGCTCTTCGAGATGTCATCAGCAAG TTCCAGGAAATTCCCTTGGGACCTttacctccccccagccccaagaTGATGCTCGGACCTTTGACATTGCACCTG GATGGGGATTTGCTGGATTTCCTAAACTTCCTGTGCCCTCAAGGGCCCATCCATTCAATCTTGCCAATGACCTTTGAGGCTGTCAAGCAG GACCATGGCTTTATGTTGTACCGGACCTTCCTGAGCTATACTGTTTCTAAGCCAACACGATTCTGGGTGCCAAACAACGGAGTCCATGACCGTGCCTACGTGATGGTGGATGGG GTGTTTCATGGTGTTTTGGAACGAAACATGAAACACAAATTATTTGTGATGGGGCAAGTGGGGGCCAAACTGGACGTCTTGCTGGAGAGCATGGGGAGGCTCAGTTTCGGGTCTAACAGCAGTGACTTCAAG GGCCTCTTAGAGCCACCAGTTCTGGGGCAAACAGTCCTTACCGAGTGGCTGATGTTCCCTCTGAAAGTTGATAAGCTTGTAAAGTGGTGGTTTCCGCTCCAGCTGCTGAAAAAGTCACGTCCTCAAAATCCCTCTGGCCCCACCTTCTACTCCACAACGTTTCCAATTTTAGGCTCAAGTGGGGACACATTTCTCTACCTACCTGGATGGACCAAG ggCCAAGTCTGGATCAATGGGTTTAACTTAGGCCGCTACTGGACAAAGCGGGGGCCACAACAGACCCTTTATGTGCCAAGACCCCTGCTGTACCCTAGGGGAGCCCTCAACAAAATCACGTTGCTGGAGCTAGAAAATGCGCCTCCCCAGCCCCAAATCCAGTTCCTGGATAGGCCCATCCTCAACAGCACCTTGCATAGGACATACATCTATTCCCTCACAGCTGATGTACAAAGTACCCCTGAGCCAATGGAGTTAAGTGGGCACTGA
- the GLB1L gene encoding beta-galactosidase-1-like protein isoform X1, with translation MAPKKPRCLPSLLLPLLTLLLPQADTRSFVVDRDHDRFLLDGVPFRYVSGSLHYFRVPRVLWADRLFKMRMSGLNTVQFYVPWNYHEPEPGVYNFHGSRDLIAFLNEAAIANLLVILRPGPYICAEWEMGGLPAWLLRKPKIHLRTSDPDFLAAVDSWFKVLLPKIYPWLYHNGGNIISIQVENEYGSYRACDFSYMRHLAGLFRALLGDKILLFTTDGPEGLKCGSLQGLYTTVDFGPGLLSKGEEWSWGTGPSSMMFIFHLCLLSAADNMTKIFARLRKYEPHGPLVNSEYYTGWLDYWGQNHSTRSIPSVTKGLEKMLKLGASVNMYMFHGGTNFGYWNGADEKGRFLPITTSYDYDAPISEAGDPTPKLFALRDVISKFQEIPLGPLPPPSPKMMLGPLTLHLDGDLLDFLNFLCPQGPIHSILPMTFEAVKQDHGFMLYRTFLSYTVSKPTRFWVPNNGVHDRAYVMVDGVFHGVLERNMKHKLFVMGQVGAKLDVLLESMGRLSFGSNSSDFKGLLEPPVLGQTVLTEWLMFPLKVDKLVKWWFPLQLLKKSRPQNPSGPTFYSTTFPILGSSGDTFLYLPGWTKGQVWINGFNLGRYWTKRGPQQTLYVPRPLLYPRGALNKITLLELENAPPQPQIQFLDRPILNSTLHRTYIYSLTADVQSTPEPMELSGH, from the exons ATGGCTCCCAAGAAGCCCCGCTGCCTTCCCTCCCTGCTGCTGCCGCTCCTGACGCTGCTGCTGCCCCAG GCAGACACTCGGTCGTTCGTAGTGGATCGGGATCATGACAGATTTCTCCTGGACGGGGTCCCGTTCCGCTACGTGTCTGGCAGCCTCCACTACTTTCGGGTACCGAGGGTGCTTTGGGCAGACCGGCTTTTCAAGATGCGAATGAGTGGCCTCAACACCGTGCAGTT TTATGTGCCCTGGAACTACCATGAACCAGAGCCTGGGGTCTATAACTTTCATGGCAGCCGAGACCTCATTGCATTTCTAAATGAGGCAGCTATAGCGAACCTGTTGGTCATACTGAGACCAGGACCTTACATCTGTGCAGAGTGGGAGATG GGGGGTCTCCCAGCCTGGTTGCTTCGAAAACCTAAAATTCATCTGAGAACCTCAGATCCAG ACTTCCTTGCCGCagtggactcctggttcaaggtcTTGCTGCCCAAGATATATCCATGGCTCTACCACAATGGGGGCAACATCATTAGCATTCAG GTGGAGAATGAATATGGTAGCTACAGGGCCTGTGACTTCAGCTACATGAGGCACCTGGCTGGGCTCTTCCGTGCGCTGCTAGGAGACAAGATCTTGCTGTTCACCACAGATGGGCCTGAAGGACTCAAGTGTGGCTCCCTCCAGGGACTCTATACCACTGTAGACTTCGGCCCAGGTCTCCTGAGCAAGGGTGAGGAGTGGAGTTGGGGAACGGGCCCCTCTTCTATGATGTTTATCTTTCACCTTTGCCTCCTTTCTGCAGCTGACAACATGACCAAAATCTTTGCCCGGCTTCGGAAGTATGAACCCCATGGACCACTG GTGAACTCCGAGTACTACACAGGCTGGCTGGATTACTGGGGCCAGAACCACTCCACACGGTCCATTCCATCTGTAACCAAAGGACTAGAGAAAATGCTGAAGCTGGGAGCCAGTGTGAACAT GTACATGTTCCACGGAGGTACCAACTTTGGATACTGGAATG GTGCTGATGAGAAGGGACGCTTTCTTCCAATTACTACCAGCTATGACTATGATGCACCCATATCTGAAGCAGGGGACCCCACACCTAAGCTTTTTGCTCTTCGAGATGTCATCAGCAAG TTCCAGGAAATTCCCTTGGGACCTttacctccccccagccccaagaTGATGCTCGGACCTTTGACATTGCACCTG GATGGGGATTTGCTGGATTTCCTAAACTTCCTGTGCCCTCAAGGGCCCATCCATTCAATCTTGCCAATGACCTTTGAGGCTGTCAAGCAG GACCATGGCTTTATGTTGTACCGGACCTTCCTGAGCTATACTGTTTCTAAGCCAACACGATTCTGGGTGCCAAACAACGGAGTCCATGACCGTGCCTACGTGATGGTGGATGGG GTGTTTCATGGTGTTTTGGAACGAAACATGAAACACAAATTATTTGTGATGGGGCAAGTGGGGGCCAAACTGGACGTCTTGCTGGAGAGCATGGGGAGGCTCAGTTTCGGGTCTAACAGCAGTGACTTCAAG GGCCTCTTAGAGCCACCAGTTCTGGGGCAAACAGTCCTTACCGAGTGGCTGATGTTCCCTCTGAAAGTTGATAAGCTTGTAAAGTGGTGGTTTCCGCTCCAGCTGCTGAAAAAGTCACGTCCTCAAAATCCCTCTGGCCCCACCTTCTACTCCACAACGTTTCCAATTTTAGGCTCAAGTGGGGACACATTTCTCTACCTACCTGGATGGACCAAG ggCCAAGTCTGGATCAATGGGTTTAACTTAGGCCGCTACTGGACAAAGCGGGGGCCACAACAGACCCTTTATGTGCCAAGACCCCTGCTGTACCCTAGGGGAGCCCTCAACAAAATCACGTTGCTGGAGCTAGAAAATGCGCCTCCCCAGCCCCAAATCCAGTTCCTGGATAGGCCCATCCTCAACAGCACCTTGCATAGGACATACATCTATTCCCTCACAGCTGATGTACAAAGTACCCCTGAGCCAATGGAGTTAAGTGGGCACTGA
- the GLB1L gene encoding beta-galactosidase-1-like protein isoform X4 → MAPKKPRCLPSLLLPLLTLLLPQGGLPAWLLRKPKIHLRTSDPDFLAAVDSWFKVLLPKIYPWLYHNGGNIISIQVENEYGSYRACDFSYMRHLAGLFRALLGDKILLFTTDGPEGLKCGSLQGLYTTVDFGPGLLSKGEEWSWGTGPSSMMFIFHLCLLSAADNMTKIFARLRKYEPHGPLVNSEYYTGWLDYWGQNHSTRSIPSVTKGLEKMLKLGASVNMYMFHGGTNFGYWNGADEKGRFLPITTSYDYDAPISEAGDPTPKLFALRDVISKFQEIPLGPLPPPSPKMMLGPLTLHLDGDLLDFLNFLCPQGPIHSILPMTFEAVKQDHGFMLYRTFLSYTVSKPTRFWVPNNGVHDRAYVMVDGVFHGVLERNMKHKLFVMGQVGAKLDVLLESMGRLSFGSNSSDFKGLLEPPVLGQTVLTEWLMFPLKVDKLVKWWFPLQLLKKSRPQNPSGPTFYSTTFPILGSSGDTFLYLPGWTKGQVWINGFNLGRYWTKRGPQQTLYVPRPLLYPRGALNKITLLELENAPPQPQIQFLDRPILNSTLHRTYIYSLTADVQSTPEPMELSGH, encoded by the exons ATGGCTCCCAAGAAGCCCCGCTGCCTTCCCTCCCTGCTGCTGCCGCTCCTGACGCTGCTGCTGCCCCAG GGGGGTCTCCCAGCCTGGTTGCTTCGAAAACCTAAAATTCATCTGAGAACCTCAGATCCAG ACTTCCTTGCCGCagtggactcctggttcaaggtcTTGCTGCCCAAGATATATCCATGGCTCTACCACAATGGGGGCAACATCATTAGCATTCAG GTGGAGAATGAATATGGTAGCTACAGGGCCTGTGACTTCAGCTACATGAGGCACCTGGCTGGGCTCTTCCGTGCGCTGCTAGGAGACAAGATCTTGCTGTTCACCACAGATGGGCCTGAAGGACTCAAGTGTGGCTCCCTCCAGGGACTCTATACCACTGTAGACTTCGGCCCAGGTCTCCTGAGCAAGGGTGAGGAGTGGAGTTGGGGAACGGGCCCCTCTTCTATGATGTTTATCTTTCACCTTTGCCTCCTTTCTGCAGCTGACAACATGACCAAAATCTTTGCCCGGCTTCGGAAGTATGAACCCCATGGACCACTG GTGAACTCCGAGTACTACACAGGCTGGCTGGATTACTGGGGCCAGAACCACTCCACACGGTCCATTCCATCTGTAACCAAAGGACTAGAGAAAATGCTGAAGCTGGGAGCCAGTGTGAACAT GTACATGTTCCACGGAGGTACCAACTTTGGATACTGGAATG GTGCTGATGAGAAGGGACGCTTTCTTCCAATTACTACCAGCTATGACTATGATGCACCCATATCTGAAGCAGGGGACCCCACACCTAAGCTTTTTGCTCTTCGAGATGTCATCAGCAAG TTCCAGGAAATTCCCTTGGGACCTttacctccccccagccccaagaTGATGCTCGGACCTTTGACATTGCACCTG GATGGGGATTTGCTGGATTTCCTAAACTTCCTGTGCCCTCAAGGGCCCATCCATTCAATCTTGCCAATGACCTTTGAGGCTGTCAAGCAG GACCATGGCTTTATGTTGTACCGGACCTTCCTGAGCTATACTGTTTCTAAGCCAACACGATTCTGGGTGCCAAACAACGGAGTCCATGACCGTGCCTACGTGATGGTGGATGGG GTGTTTCATGGTGTTTTGGAACGAAACATGAAACACAAATTATTTGTGATGGGGCAAGTGGGGGCCAAACTGGACGTCTTGCTGGAGAGCATGGGGAGGCTCAGTTTCGGGTCTAACAGCAGTGACTTCAAG GGCCTCTTAGAGCCACCAGTTCTGGGGCAAACAGTCCTTACCGAGTGGCTGATGTTCCCTCTGAAAGTTGATAAGCTTGTAAAGTGGTGGTTTCCGCTCCAGCTGCTGAAAAAGTCACGTCCTCAAAATCCCTCTGGCCCCACCTTCTACTCCACAACGTTTCCAATTTTAGGCTCAAGTGGGGACACATTTCTCTACCTACCTGGATGGACCAAG ggCCAAGTCTGGATCAATGGGTTTAACTTAGGCCGCTACTGGACAAAGCGGGGGCCACAACAGACCCTTTATGTGCCAAGACCCCTGCTGTACCCTAGGGGAGCCCTCAACAAAATCACGTTGCTGGAGCTAGAAAATGCGCCTCCCCAGCCCCAAATCCAGTTCCTGGATAGGCCCATCCTCAACAGCACCTTGCATAGGACATACATCTATTCCCTCACAGCTGATGTACAAAGTACCCCTGAGCCAATGGAGTTAAGTGGGCACTGA
- the GLB1L gene encoding beta-galactosidase-1-like protein isoform X2, whose translation MAPKKPRCLPSLLLPLLTLLLPQADTRSFVVDRDHDRFLLDGVPFRYVSGSLHYFRVPRVLWADRLFKMRMSGLNTVQFYVPWNYHEPEPGVYNFHGSRDLIAFLNEAAIANLLVILRPGPYICAEWEMGGLPAWLLRKPKIHLRTSDPDFLAAVDSWFKVLLPKIYPWLYHNGGNIISIQVENEYGSYRACDFSYMRHLAGLFRALLGDKILLFTTDGPEGLKCGSLQGLYTTVDFGPADNMTKIFARLRKYEPHGPLVNSEYYTGWLDYWGQNHSTRSIPSVTKGLEKMLKLGASVNMYMFHGGTNFGYWNGADEKGRFLPITTSYDYDAPISEAGDPTPKLFALRDVISKFQEIPLGPLPPPSPKMMLGPLTLHLDGDLLDFLNFLCPQGPIHSILPMTFEAVKQDHGFMLYRTFLSYTVSKPTRFWVPNNGVHDRAYVMVDGVFHGVLERNMKHKLFVMGQVGAKLDVLLESMGRLSFGSNSSDFKGLLEPPVLGQTVLTEWLMFPLKVDKLVKWWFPLQLLKKSRPQNPSGPTFYSTTFPILGSSGDTFLYLPGWTKGQVWINGFNLGRYWTKRGPQQTLYVPRPLLYPRGALNKITLLELENAPPQPQIQFLDRPILNSTLHRTYIYSLTADVQSTPEPMELSGH comes from the exons ATGGCTCCCAAGAAGCCCCGCTGCCTTCCCTCCCTGCTGCTGCCGCTCCTGACGCTGCTGCTGCCCCAG GCAGACACTCGGTCGTTCGTAGTGGATCGGGATCATGACAGATTTCTCCTGGACGGGGTCCCGTTCCGCTACGTGTCTGGCAGCCTCCACTACTTTCGGGTACCGAGGGTGCTTTGGGCAGACCGGCTTTTCAAGATGCGAATGAGTGGCCTCAACACCGTGCAGTT TTATGTGCCCTGGAACTACCATGAACCAGAGCCTGGGGTCTATAACTTTCATGGCAGCCGAGACCTCATTGCATTTCTAAATGAGGCAGCTATAGCGAACCTGTTGGTCATACTGAGACCAGGACCTTACATCTGTGCAGAGTGGGAGATG GGGGGTCTCCCAGCCTGGTTGCTTCGAAAACCTAAAATTCATCTGAGAACCTCAGATCCAG ACTTCCTTGCCGCagtggactcctggttcaaggtcTTGCTGCCCAAGATATATCCATGGCTCTACCACAATGGGGGCAACATCATTAGCATTCAG GTGGAGAATGAATATGGTAGCTACAGGGCCTGTGACTTCAGCTACATGAGGCACCTGGCTGGGCTCTTCCGTGCGCTGCTAGGAGACAAGATCTTGCTGTTCACCACAGATGGGCCTGAAGGACTCAAGTGTGGCTCCCTCCAGGGACTCTATACCACTGTAGACTTCGGCCCAG CTGACAACATGACCAAAATCTTTGCCCGGCTTCGGAAGTATGAACCCCATGGACCACTG GTGAACTCCGAGTACTACACAGGCTGGCTGGATTACTGGGGCCAGAACCACTCCACACGGTCCATTCCATCTGTAACCAAAGGACTAGAGAAAATGCTGAAGCTGGGAGCCAGTGTGAACAT GTACATGTTCCACGGAGGTACCAACTTTGGATACTGGAATG GTGCTGATGAGAAGGGACGCTTTCTTCCAATTACTACCAGCTATGACTATGATGCACCCATATCTGAAGCAGGGGACCCCACACCTAAGCTTTTTGCTCTTCGAGATGTCATCAGCAAG TTCCAGGAAATTCCCTTGGGACCTttacctccccccagccccaagaTGATGCTCGGACCTTTGACATTGCACCTG GATGGGGATTTGCTGGATTTCCTAAACTTCCTGTGCCCTCAAGGGCCCATCCATTCAATCTTGCCAATGACCTTTGAGGCTGTCAAGCAG GACCATGGCTTTATGTTGTACCGGACCTTCCTGAGCTATACTGTTTCTAAGCCAACACGATTCTGGGTGCCAAACAACGGAGTCCATGACCGTGCCTACGTGATGGTGGATGGG GTGTTTCATGGTGTTTTGGAACGAAACATGAAACACAAATTATTTGTGATGGGGCAAGTGGGGGCCAAACTGGACGTCTTGCTGGAGAGCATGGGGAGGCTCAGTTTCGGGTCTAACAGCAGTGACTTCAAG GGCCTCTTAGAGCCACCAGTTCTGGGGCAAACAGTCCTTACCGAGTGGCTGATGTTCCCTCTGAAAGTTGATAAGCTTGTAAAGTGGTGGTTTCCGCTCCAGCTGCTGAAAAAGTCACGTCCTCAAAATCCCTCTGGCCCCACCTTCTACTCCACAACGTTTCCAATTTTAGGCTCAAGTGGGGACACATTTCTCTACCTACCTGGATGGACCAAG ggCCAAGTCTGGATCAATGGGTTTAACTTAGGCCGCTACTGGACAAAGCGGGGGCCACAACAGACCCTTTATGTGCCAAGACCCCTGCTGTACCCTAGGGGAGCCCTCAACAAAATCACGTTGCTGGAGCTAGAAAATGCGCCTCCCCAGCCCCAAATCCAGTTCCTGGATAGGCCCATCCTCAACAGCACCTTGCATAGGACATACATCTATTCCCTCACAGCTGATGTACAAAGTACCCCTGAGCCAATGGAGTTAAGTGGGCACTGA
- the GLB1L gene encoding beta-galactosidase-1-like protein isoform X3 has protein sequence MAPKKPRCLPSLLLPLLTLLLPQADTRSFVVDRDHDRFLLDGVPFRYVSGSLHYFRVPRVLWADRLFKMRMSGLNTVQFYVPWNYHEPEPGVYNFHGSRDLIAFLNEAAIANLLVILRPGPYICAEWEMGGLPAWLLRKPKIHLRTSDPDFLAAVDSWFKVLLPKIYPWLYHNGGNIISIQVENEYGSYRACDFSYMRHLAGLFRALLGDKILLFTTDGPEGLKCGSLQGLYTTVDFGPGLLSKGEEWSWGTGPSSMMFIFHLCLLSAADNMTKIFARLRKYEPHGPLVNSEYYTGWLDYWGQNHSTRSIPSVTKGLEKMLKLGASVNMYMFHGGTNFGYWNGADEKGRFLPITTSYDYDAPISEAGDPTPKLFALRDVISKFQEIPLGPLPPPSPKMMLGPLTLHLDGDLLDFLNFLCPQGPIHSILPMTFEAVKQDHGFMLYRTFLSYTVSKPTRFWVPNNGVHDRAYVMVDGGLLEPPVLGQTVLTEWLMFPLKVDKLVKWWFPLQLLKKSRPQNPSGPTFYSTTFPILGSSGDTFLYLPGWTKGQVWINGFNLGRYWTKRGPQQTLYVPRPLLYPRGALNKITLLELENAPPQPQIQFLDRPILNSTLHRTYIYSLTADVQSTPEPMELSGH, from the exons ATGGCTCCCAAGAAGCCCCGCTGCCTTCCCTCCCTGCTGCTGCCGCTCCTGACGCTGCTGCTGCCCCAG GCAGACACTCGGTCGTTCGTAGTGGATCGGGATCATGACAGATTTCTCCTGGACGGGGTCCCGTTCCGCTACGTGTCTGGCAGCCTCCACTACTTTCGGGTACCGAGGGTGCTTTGGGCAGACCGGCTTTTCAAGATGCGAATGAGTGGCCTCAACACCGTGCAGTT TTATGTGCCCTGGAACTACCATGAACCAGAGCCTGGGGTCTATAACTTTCATGGCAGCCGAGACCTCATTGCATTTCTAAATGAGGCAGCTATAGCGAACCTGTTGGTCATACTGAGACCAGGACCTTACATCTGTGCAGAGTGGGAGATG GGGGGTCTCCCAGCCTGGTTGCTTCGAAAACCTAAAATTCATCTGAGAACCTCAGATCCAG ACTTCCTTGCCGCagtggactcctggttcaaggtcTTGCTGCCCAAGATATATCCATGGCTCTACCACAATGGGGGCAACATCATTAGCATTCAG GTGGAGAATGAATATGGTAGCTACAGGGCCTGTGACTTCAGCTACATGAGGCACCTGGCTGGGCTCTTCCGTGCGCTGCTAGGAGACAAGATCTTGCTGTTCACCACAGATGGGCCTGAAGGACTCAAGTGTGGCTCCCTCCAGGGACTCTATACCACTGTAGACTTCGGCCCAGGTCTCCTGAGCAAGGGTGAGGAGTGGAGTTGGGGAACGGGCCCCTCTTCTATGATGTTTATCTTTCACCTTTGCCTCCTTTCTGCAGCTGACAACATGACCAAAATCTTTGCCCGGCTTCGGAAGTATGAACCCCATGGACCACTG GTGAACTCCGAGTACTACACAGGCTGGCTGGATTACTGGGGCCAGAACCACTCCACACGGTCCATTCCATCTGTAACCAAAGGACTAGAGAAAATGCTGAAGCTGGGAGCCAGTGTGAACAT GTACATGTTCCACGGAGGTACCAACTTTGGATACTGGAATG GTGCTGATGAGAAGGGACGCTTTCTTCCAATTACTACCAGCTATGACTATGATGCACCCATATCTGAAGCAGGGGACCCCACACCTAAGCTTTTTGCTCTTCGAGATGTCATCAGCAAG TTCCAGGAAATTCCCTTGGGACCTttacctccccccagccccaagaTGATGCTCGGACCTTTGACATTGCACCTG GATGGGGATTTGCTGGATTTCCTAAACTTCCTGTGCCCTCAAGGGCCCATCCATTCAATCTTGCCAATGACCTTTGAGGCTGTCAAGCAG GACCATGGCTTTATGTTGTACCGGACCTTCCTGAGCTATACTGTTTCTAAGCCAACACGATTCTGGGTGCCAAACAACGGAGTCCATGACCGTGCCTACGTGATGGTGGATGGG GGCCTCTTAGAGCCACCAGTTCTGGGGCAAACAGTCCTTACCGAGTGGCTGATGTTCCCTCTGAAAGTTGATAAGCTTGTAAAGTGGTGGTTTCCGCTCCAGCTGCTGAAAAAGTCACGTCCTCAAAATCCCTCTGGCCCCACCTTCTACTCCACAACGTTTCCAATTTTAGGCTCAAGTGGGGACACATTTCTCTACCTACCTGGATGGACCAAG ggCCAAGTCTGGATCAATGGGTTTAACTTAGGCCGCTACTGGACAAAGCGGGGGCCACAACAGACCCTTTATGTGCCAAGACCCCTGCTGTACCCTAGGGGAGCCCTCAACAAAATCACGTTGCTGGAGCTAGAAAATGCGCCTCCCCAGCCCCAAATCCAGTTCCTGGATAGGCCCATCCTCAACAGCACCTTGCATAGGACATACATCTATTCCCTCACAGCTGATGTACAAAGTACCCCTGAGCCAATGGAGTTAAGTGGGCACTGA
- the STK16 gene encoding serine/threonine-protein kinase 16, with the protein MGHALCVCSRGTVVIDNKRYLFIQKLGEGGFSYVDLVEGLHDGHFYALKRILCHEQQDREDAQREADMHRLFYQPNILRLVAYCLKERGSKHEAWLLLPFFKRGTLWTEIERLKDTGNFLTEDQILRLLLGICRGLEAIHAKGYAHRDLKPTNILLGDEGQPVLMDLGSMNQACIHVEGSRQALALQDWAAQRCTISYRAPELFSVQSHCVIDERTDVWSLGCVLYAMMFGEGPYDMVFQKGDSVALAVQNQLSIPQSPRHSSALRQLLASMMTVDPQQRPHIPLLLSQLEALQPSAPGQHTTQI; encoded by the exons ATGGGCCACGCGCTCTGTGTCTGCTCTCGGGGAACTGTCGTCATTGACAATAAGCGCTACCTCTTCATCCAGAAACTCGGGGAGGG TGGGTTCAGCTATGTGGACCTAGTGGAGGGGTTACATGATGGACACTTCTACGCCCTGAAGCGGATCCTGTGTCACGAGCAGCAGGACCGGGAAGACGCCCAGCGAGAAGCAGACATGCATCGCCTCTTCTATCAGCCCAACATCCTTCGCCTTGTGGCTTATTGTCTGAAGGAGCGGGGCAGTAAACATGAGGCCTGGCTGCTGCTGCCTTTCTTCAAG AGAGGTACGTTGTGGACCGAGATAGAAAGGCTGAAGGACACAGGCAACTTCTTGACTGAAGATCAGATCCTTCGGCTGCTGCTGGGTATCTGCAGAGGCCTTGAGGCCATTCATGCCAAGGGTTATGCCCACAG GGACCTGAAGCCCACCAATATCTTGCTTGGAGATGAGGGGCAGCCGGTTTTAATGGACTTGGGTTCCATGAATCAAGCATGCATCCACGTGGAGGGCTCCCGCCAGGCTCTGGCCCTGCAG GACTGGGCAGCTCAGCGGTGCACCATCTCATACCGGGCCCCGGAGCTCTTCTCTGTGCAGAGCCACTGTGTCATCGATGAGCGGACTGATGTCTGG TCCCTAGGCTGTGTGCTATATGCCATGATGTTTGGGGAAGGCCCTTATGACATGGTGTTCCAGAAGGGTGACAGTGTGGCCCTTGCTGTGCAGAACCAACTCAGCATCCCGCAGAGCCCCAG GCATTCTTCAGCACTGCGGCAGCTGCTGGCCTCCATGATGACCGTGGACCCGCAGCAGCGCCCTCACATTCCTCTCCTCCTCAGTCAGTTGGAGGCACTGCAACCCTCAGCTCCGGGCCAGCACACTACCCAAATCTGA